In the Palaeococcus pacificus DY20341 genome, one interval contains:
- a CDS encoding NAD(P)-binding protein → MVKVIINGKEMEVPDDKTLLKILREKGEHIPGLCYDDEIDPYGSCRLCLVETPRGLTTSCTLKPMEGLAIETLNDRIVEMRRTALELMLSDHYGDCIGPCQKGCPAHSDVQGYLALIAMGKYHEAVKLMKEKYILPAVLGRVCPAFCEDECRRNLVEEPLAIRQLKRYAADYDLEHGPWMPEIPPSTGKKVAVVGGGPAGLACAYYLRTMGHDVTIFEAMPKLGGMMRYGIPPYRLPRDVLDKDIATVIDTGIEVKTSCALGKDVTLEELREKYDAVFLGVGAWKSRKMGIEGEDLEGVMHGIEFLRKVNMGEKVELGKRVIVVGGGNTAMDVARTALRLGAEVTVVYRRSREEMPANEREVEEAEEEGVKFMFLTNPVRILGERKVEKVELIKMKLGEPDASGRRRPIPIEGSNFTVEADNVILAIGQYCDEEFLKSLGIEAKRGKALVDDVTLQTSIEGVFAAGDLVLGPSTVIESIATGRRAAIMIDLYLKGKLEKAEKALLEPSKRIMEIVDDEDLYRVLFDLKPYNHWKDVSEEDYAHVERIPRVKAKLKDAGERAKSFEEVELTLSEEEVLKEAQRCMSCGCMEVFRCKLREYATLYDAKQYAFVGEQNAFELDESHPSVVLDNNKCVLCGRCVNLTQEVIGEGVLDYTFRGFKTMISPPLGTKLSDMEGQFIGDMIDVCPTGAISEKLPFVKPGPWKTTPVATVCNGCGLGCEMNIEVYGDMLVRASSKLLSWNNGHICDKGRFERLWDQKLEKPILNGREITWEEAKAVIKEKLCNLAIVLTPEVTQEEALYFKELAEKHNLKLGALVKEGISTATLEDLRKAKRVLVKADLNKYPYLKVLLNGKELVEENYDMAILEAPAEPLDVPTLILHEGVNEVGLLKLGIKGIPKAETYLVIGRLKEKLDGFTIVLGEGEGNLIIPYKAWAEKEGTVINVFNMELRVGKAREFKVDVEELLFL, encoded by the coding sequence ATGGTGAAGGTTATAATTAATGGCAAGGAGATGGAAGTTCCTGATGATAAAACCCTCCTTAAGATTCTTAGGGAAAAGGGCGAGCACATTCCGGGTCTGTGTTACGACGATGAAATAGACCCTTACGGCTCTTGCCGCCTCTGCCTCGTCGAAACACCCAGAGGTTTGACAACTTCATGTACTCTTAAGCCTATGGAAGGTCTCGCCATTGAGACACTTAACGATAGAATCGTCGAGATGCGGAGAACTGCTCTTGAACTTATGCTCTCCGACCACTATGGCGATTGTATCGGGCCCTGCCAGAAGGGATGTCCTGCCCACAGTGATGTTCAAGGTTATTTAGCTTTGATAGCTATGGGTAAGTACCACGAAGCTGTGAAGCTCATGAAAGAAAAGTATATCCTCCCCGCAGTCCTTGGAAGGGTTTGTCCTGCTTTTTGTGAGGATGAGTGCAGGCGCAATCTGGTTGAAGAACCCCTCGCGATAAGGCAGCTAAAGAGGTATGCGGCAGATTATGACCTAGAGCACGGGCCGTGGATGCCAGAAATTCCGCCTTCAACGGGTAAGAAAGTGGCTGTTGTTGGGGGAGGACCAGCTGGATTAGCTTGTGCTTACTATTTGAGGACAATGGGACATGATGTGACTATATTTGAGGCTATGCCTAAGCTTGGAGGAATGATGCGCTATGGAATTCCTCCTTACAGGCTTCCAAGGGATGTTTTGGATAAAGACATAGCCACGGTAATAGACACTGGCATAGAGGTCAAGACTAGCTGTGCCCTTGGTAAAGACGTCACATTAGAGGAGCTTAGAGAAAAATATGACGCGGTCTTTTTAGGTGTTGGAGCTTGGAAGAGCAGAAAGATGGGCATTGAAGGCGAAGATTTGGAGGGAGTGATGCACGGCATAGAGTTCCTTAGAAAAGTCAACATGGGCGAGAAGGTTGAGCTTGGAAAGCGGGTTATAGTCGTAGGCGGTGGAAATACTGCTATGGATGTAGCAAGAACAGCTCTAAGGCTTGGTGCCGAGGTTACCGTTGTTTACAGGCGTTCAAGGGAAGAGATGCCTGCCAACGAGCGCGAGGTGGAAGAGGCTGAGGAAGAGGGCGTTAAATTCATGTTCCTCACAAACCCAGTCAGGATACTTGGGGAAAGAAAAGTCGAGAAGGTAGAGCTAATTAAAATGAAGCTTGGGGAACCAGATGCAAGCGGAAGGAGGAGGCCTATACCAATAGAAGGCTCAAACTTTACGGTTGAAGCGGACAACGTGATTTTAGCCATCGGACAGTACTGCGATGAGGAGTTCTTGAAGAGTTTGGGAATCGAGGCGAAGAGAGGTAAAGCTTTGGTGGACGATGTGACGCTTCAAACGAGTATTGAGGGTGTCTTTGCGGCTGGTGACCTCGTTTTGGGCCCCTCAACGGTGATAGAGTCCATAGCCACTGGAAGAAGAGCGGCAATAATGATAGACCTATACCTTAAAGGTAAGCTCGAAAAGGCCGAGAAGGCACTCTTAGAGCCATCAAAGCGCATAATGGAGATTGTGGACGATGAGGACTTGTACAGAGTGCTCTTCGACTTGAAGCCATACAACCACTGGAAAGACGTTAGTGAGGAGGACTACGCGCACGTGGAGAGGATTCCAAGGGTTAAGGCCAAGCTTAAGGATGCTGGGGAGAGAGCTAAGAGCTTTGAGGAAGTCGAGCTAACGCTGAGCGAAGAGGAAGTGCTTAAAGAAGCTCAGAGATGCATGTCCTGCGGATGTATGGAGGTCTTTAGGTGTAAGCTTAGGGAGTACGCAACGCTCTATGATGCTAAGCAATATGCCTTTGTAGGTGAACAAAACGCCTTTGAGCTTGATGAAAGCCATCCAAGCGTTGTCTTAGACAACAACAAGTGTGTTTTGTGCGGAAGATGCGTTAATTTAACCCAAGAAGTAATTGGCGAAGGCGTTTTGGACTATACTTTTAGAGGCTTTAAGACCATGATTTCACCGCCGTTGGGCACGAAGCTTTCGGACATGGAGGGCCAATTTATTGGGGACATGATAGATGTTTGTCCTACTGGGGCTATCAGCGAAAAGCTTCCATTCGTTAAGCCAGGTCCATGGAAAACCACGCCGGTGGCAACGGTGTGCAACGGCTGTGGCTTAGGTTGTGAGATGAATATTGAAGTTTATGGGGACATGCTCGTTAGGGCATCATCAAAGCTTCTCTCATGGAACAACGGCCATATATGTGATAAGGGAAGATTTGAGCGTCTCTGGGATCAAAAACTTGAGAAGCCCATCCTTAATGGACGGGAAATAACTTGGGAAGAAGCGAAAGCAGTAATAAAGGAGAAGCTATGCAATTTGGCAATTGTCCTAACTCCTGAGGTTACTCAAGAAGAAGCGCTCTACTTCAAGGAGCTAGCAGAGAAGCACAATCTCAAGCTCGGCGCTTTAGTTAAGGAAGGTATTTCAACAGCAACCCTTGAAGACTTAAGGAAAGCCAAGCGCGTTTTAGTGAAGGCTGATTTGAACAAGTATCCATACCTAAAGGTTCTCCTAAATGGCAAGGAGCTTGTGGAGGAGAATTATGACATGGCTATTTTAGAAGCCCCGGCTGAACCCCTCGACGTTCCAACGCTAATCCTACATGAGGGTGTCAACGAAGTAGGCTTGCTAAAGCTAGGTATCAAAGGCATTCCTAAAGCGGAGACTTACTTAGTAATCGGCCGCTTAAAGGAGAAGCTCGATGGCTTTACAATAGTGCTCGGTGAAGGAGAGGGCAACTTAATAATCCCCTATAAGGCTTGGGCCGAAAAGGAGGGCACTGTGATAAATGTTTTCAACATGGAGCTGAGAGTCGGAAAGGCAAGGGAGTTCAAGGTTGATGTAGAAGAGCTTTTATTCCTTTGA
- a CDS encoding 50S ribosomal protein L16 yields the protein MGLRPAKIDRKVKKPAYTRREYIRGAPGPRITIFDMGNPAGDFEYEVSLHVGEPVQVRQNALEAIRQQLNRYLTKNVGRANFHFKIRVYPFQVLRENPMATGRKADRYGNGMRRPFGKPIGLAARLKKDQKLLTVRLNKQHLKFALQAMRRANMKVPAKTYFRIYDKEGNDVTTKVLSRL from the coding sequence ATGGGATTAAGACCAGCTAAGATTGACAGGAAGGTTAAGAAGCCCGCTTACACTAGGAGAGAGTACATTAGGGGTGCTCCTGGTCCAAGGATTACGATCTTCGATATGGGAAACCCAGCTGGAGATTTTGAGTATGAGGTAAGCTTACACGTTGGAGAACCAGTCCAAGTTAGACAAAACGCTCTCGAGGCCATAAGACAGCAGCTCAACAGATACCTCACAAAGAACGTTGGTAGAGCAAACTTCCACTTTAAGATTAGGGTTTACCCATTCCAAGTCCTTAGGGAGAACCCAATGGCTACAGGAAGAAAGGCTGACCGTTACGGTAACGGTATGAGAAGGCCCTTTGGAAAGCCAATCGGGCTTGCTGCGAGATTAAAGAAGGATCAAAAGCTCTTGACAGTAAGGCTCAACAAGCAGCACTTGAAGTTTGCTCTCCAAGCTATGAGAAGGGCCAACATGAAGGTTCCAGCAAAGACCTACTTTAGGATATACGACAAGGAAGGAAATGACGTTACAACTAAAGTTCTCTCAAGGCTTTGA
- a CDS encoding aminotransferase class V-fold PLP-dependent enzyme: MIKHLFPALKKFKAYLNTASMGLMPLTAMQSANELLSKVINFEGEVNSVDFMDPQFLEGTLGEGARLMGVKKENIGLSIQTTEGLKRILLSLEPKKGMNIVSLDMEFPTLSALLKSYAKRFGLKIRVVRNRNGLYHLEDIEKTVDDNTFAIVCSTVQWVSGQRLNLKELSRIAHERGAYLIVDAAQHLGSLKLDPKKEGVDALSAGGEKWLLSPNTGAGLIYLSDELIEEASPITGILNLEPPTGEWGAWWGLPEKDPWGEYKARRDARKLDFGGGPPYLIAAAFKASLALINDIGIDEIERHNIKLVERIRDEVLSVGLSVIADNSSIITIKTGLNYEEEEKVVKALTEKGISISHRGVLGHYGIRVSPHLYNTKEEVELFLEELFSILGAKSG, from the coding sequence ATGATTAAACACTTGTTCCCAGCTCTAAAAAAGTTTAAGGCATATTTAAATACGGCCAGCATGGGACTAATGCCGTTAACGGCCATGCAGAGTGCCAATGAACTCCTTTCAAAAGTCATCAATTTTGAGGGTGAAGTTAATTCCGTTGATTTTATGGATCCACAGTTTTTAGAGGGCACCCTAGGCGAAGGCGCTAGACTCATGGGGGTTAAAAAAGAGAACATTGGGCTGAGCATTCAAACGACGGAAGGGCTTAAGCGAATTCTCCTCTCCCTCGAGCCAAAGAAAGGGATGAATATAGTCTCACTTGACATGGAGTTTCCAACACTCTCAGCACTTTTAAAGAGCTATGCTAAAAGGTTTGGCCTCAAAATTCGCGTGGTGAGGAATAGGAATGGGCTCTACCATCTTGAGGATATTGAAAAGACCGTGGACGATAATACTTTCGCCATAGTATGCAGCACTGTCCAATGGGTCTCTGGACAAAGGCTAAACCTCAAAGAACTCTCGAGAATAGCCCACGAGAGAGGAGCCTATTTAATAGTCGATGCTGCTCAACATCTAGGCTCTTTAAAGCTAGATCCAAAGAAAGAAGGCGTAGATGCCTTATCTGCTGGCGGAGAAAAGTGGCTCTTAAGTCCAAACACAGGAGCAGGGCTTATCTATTTATCTGACGAGCTTATAGAAGAGGCTTCGCCAATCACGGGAATACTAAACTTGGAGCCTCCAACAGGAGAATGGGGAGCTTGGTGGGGGCTTCCTGAAAAAGACCCTTGGGGCGAATATAAAGCGAGGAGGGATGCAAGAAAGCTCGACTTTGGAGGAGGGCCTCCATACCTCATAGCAGCTGCATTCAAAGCTTCCCTTGCACTCATAAACGATATAGGCATTGATGAAATAGAGAGGCACAATATAAAGCTCGTGGAAAGAATTAGAGACGAGGTTTTAAGCGTCGGACTCAGCGTTATAGCAGACAACTCGTCGATAATAACGATAAAAACCGGGCTGAACTATGAAGAAGAGGAAAAAGTAGTGAAAGCACTAACTGAAAAGGGCATATCAATAAGCCACCGCGGAGTGCTCGGCCACTACGGAATACGGGTTTCACCACACCTCTACAATACAAAGGAAGAGGTAGAACTATTTTTAGAGGAGCTCTTTTCAATTTTGGGAGCTAAAAGCGGTTGA
- a CDS encoding DUF257 family protein: MQFHKLIESLKPGETVLIEYDSKTFPIYELYSAVKYAREKGFKILIDDYLDTLYIYNVHLELSKLDTSIFDNVSVIKIGGHRGVGNVLESISLRSGPIIKKEYEKAYKKAIKENEGIFLNPVLGLEKFLLLSESKLDILEEIGDISLYVGDKRRIAIYFINKHVLEGLEFNPLPILEAIATTVINIKKKGRIHQFNVIKSINPEIDDKAFDYDLDSLEE; encoded by the coding sequence ATGCAGTTTCACAAATTAATTGAGAGCCTAAAACCCGGTGAGACTGTACTTATTGAGTATGACTCCAAGACGTTTCCTATTTACGAATTGTACAGCGCTGTTAAGTATGCCAGGGAAAAAGGATTTAAAATACTCATAGACGACTATCTCGATACGCTTTATATCTATAATGTCCACCTCGAACTCTCAAAGCTGGACACATCCATTTTTGATAACGTGAGCGTAATAAAAATCGGAGGCCATAGAGGAGTTGGAAATGTTTTAGAGAGTATAAGTCTTCGCAGTGGCCCTATAATCAAGAAAGAGTATGAAAAGGCATATAAAAAAGCGATAAAAGAAAATGAAGGAATATTTTTAAACCCTGTTCTAGGACTGGAAAAGTTTCTGCTGCTGAGCGAATCAAAGCTGGATATACTTGAAGAAATAGGGGATATATCCCTCTATGTTGGAGATAAAAGAAGGATAGCTATCTATTTCATTAACAAACACGTTTTAGAAGGATTAGAATTCAATCCCCTCCCAATACTCGAAGCCATAGCAACAACAGTAATAAATATCAAAAAGAAAGGGCGAATACATCAATTCAACGTCATAAAGTCAATAAATCCTGAAATCGACGACAAGGCCTTTGACTATGACTTAGATAGTTTAGAGGAGTAA
- a CDS encoding HIT family protein translates to MRTLWAPWRIEYIRSPKHDGCIFCDFPKENNDKDRLILHRGEHAFIIMNNYPYNPGHVMIAPYRHVGKWEELNDEELLEIMKLSQLMIKALKRAMNPDGFNMGVNLGRVAGAGIDSHVHLHIVPRWNGDTNFMPVIGDTKVIPQAIQESYDELKKALREVLNEE, encoded by the coding sequence ATGAGAACACTGTGGGCACCATGGCGCATCGAGTATATACGCTCACCGAAGCATGATGGGTGTATTTTCTGCGACTTTCCAAAGGAGAATAATGATAAAGATAGGCTAATTCTCCATAGGGGAGAGCACGCTTTCATAATAATGAACAATTATCCATACAACCCTGGACACGTCATGATAGCTCCATACAGACACGTTGGGAAGTGGGAGGAACTGAATGATGAAGAACTCTTGGAGATAATGAAGCTTTCTCAACTAATGATTAAGGCTCTAAAGAGAGCTATGAATCCAGACGGATTCAACATGGGTGTTAACTTGGGAAGAGTGGCGGGAGCTGGAATAGACAGTCACGTCCATTTGCACATAGTGCCGAGGTGGAACGGGGATACAAACTTCATGCCAGTTATAGGCGATACGAAAGTGATTCCTCAAGCCATACAAGAGAGCTACGATGAGCTCAAGAAGGCTCTAAGAGAAGTTTTGAATGAGGAGTAG
- the thyX gene encoding FAD-dependent thymidylate synthase has protein sequence MDGIKVKLINYTKRPLETITWAALISYWDEWESEAFERTTMSDVEKHLPRVLGYGHESILEHAVFTFAIEGISRIASHQLVRHRIASYTQQSQRYIKLNLQDVEETFVIPDEIKEDPELFEEWREVMKKTIELYKKSIEKGVHQENARFILPQAVRTKIVVTMNLRELKHFFKLRACERAQWEINYIAWKMLEEIAKIDELRPIIRWAKLGPSCIGLGYCPERELMPTGCLKKTKEEWKKVAEG, from the coding sequence ATGGATGGAATAAAAGTTAAGCTCATAAACTACACAAAGAGACCGTTGGAAACAATAACATGGGCAGCTCTAATAAGCTATTGGGACGAATGGGAAAGTGAGGCCTTTGAGAGGACAACGATGAGTGATGTGGAAAAGCATTTGCCGAGGGTTCTCGGCTATGGACATGAAAGCATTTTAGAGCATGCGGTTTTTACTTTCGCGATAGAAGGCATATCTCGAATTGCATCGCACCAGCTTGTTCGCCACAGGATAGCAAGCTATACCCAGCAGTCACAACGCTATATCAAGTTAAACCTTCAGGATGTTGAGGAAACCTTCGTCATTCCTGATGAGATAAAGGAAGACCCCGAGCTTTTTGAAGAATGGCGGGAAGTTATGAAAAAAACTATTGAGCTCTATAAAAAGAGCATTGAGAAAGGTGTCCACCAGGAAAACGCACGCTTCATTCTCCCCCAGGCTGTCCGCACAAAAATCGTCGTTACCATGAATCTAAGAGAGCTTAAACACTTCTTCAAGCTTAGGGCGTGTGAAAGGGCCCAGTGGGAAATAAACTACATCGCCTGGAAGATGCTTGAAGAAATAGCAAAAATTGATGAACTCAGACCAATAATAAGGTGGGCTAAGCTCGGACCCTCATGCATAGGGCTCGGCTACTGTCCAGAAAGGGAGCTAATGCCAACGGGATGCTTAAAGAAGACAAAGGAGGAGTGGAAGAAGGTAGCAGAAGGGTGA
- a CDS encoding Na+/H+ antiporter NhaC family protein, with amino-acid sequence MSDFGALSLLPPLVAIGLAILTKRVLFALFFGVWVGGLLVAGGNPIGATTQTLKWIVFNIASAWEENGQIMTDLWNTRILLFDALIGAGVALIYKAGGMNAIAKAVTKKIKTSRAASIMAAIFGTIIFFDDYTNTIIVGNTMRPITDRARVSREFLAYADDSTAAPVAVLAVVSTWIGYELGLLKDAIASIGGNISAYSAWFASWPYRFYPILAVLLVYIVAITNRHYGPMLKAEYRARKEGKVIGDGAHPMMTTETDVGMPIEGKESVWVFILPVLALVAVTFLGLWITGGGSATYVEGGIQEVLSNADSTWALVWGSFAMVVVAMALVIGMKIMDLKDVEETVVSGMKQMHFAMMILILAWSIKSASDAVGTAEYVVRVASKVLTPGLVPFVIFIIAAFISFTTGTSWGTFAIMMPIAVPLAYELSGSFGPVVYASIASVFAGGVFGDHCSPISDTTIMSSMFSGCDHMDHVSTQVPYALTAAIVGALMLLLFAVGLTSGWILLIMAIPLLIGIHYLLSEWYGRKEGIPHGKVPIYVVESEWRAKGGAVPRGVALTEE; translated from the coding sequence ATGTCAGACTTTGGTGCACTATCCCTTTTGCCACCTCTAGTGGCTATAGGCTTGGCAATACTCACCAAAAGAGTTCTGTTTGCTTTGTTTTTTGGAGTTTGGGTTGGGGGTCTTTTAGTTGCAGGAGGAAATCCAATAGGTGCAACGACGCAGACTTTAAAGTGGATAGTTTTTAATATTGCCTCTGCTTGGGAGGAAAACGGCCAAATAATGACTGATCTGTGGAATACAAGGATACTTCTCTTTGATGCACTCATAGGTGCGGGTGTAGCTTTAATATATAAAGCAGGCGGGATGAACGCCATTGCAAAGGCAGTTACAAAGAAAATTAAAACGAGCAGGGCTGCATCCATTATGGCGGCCATCTTTGGGACAATAATCTTCTTTGATGACTACACCAACACCATTATCGTCGGAAATACTATGAGGCCAATTACAGATAGAGCAAGAGTTTCCAGAGAATTCTTAGCCTATGCAGATGACTCTACAGCCGCTCCAGTAGCGGTTTTAGCTGTGGTCTCAACATGGATAGGTTACGAGCTTGGCCTCCTCAAGGATGCTATTGCAAGCATTGGTGGAAATATAAGCGCATACTCTGCTTGGTTTGCGAGCTGGCCGTACAGGTTCTACCCAATACTTGCGGTGCTCTTGGTTTACATCGTGGCCATTACAAACAGACACTACGGCCCAATGCTAAAAGCGGAGTACAGAGCAAGAAAAGAAGGCAAAGTGATTGGAGATGGTGCACACCCAATGATGACCACAGAGACTGACGTTGGAATGCCAATAGAAGGGAAAGAGAGTGTTTGGGTATTTATATTACCCGTGCTTGCTCTCGTAGCGGTAACATTCTTAGGACTTTGGATTACCGGAGGAGGAAGCGCAACTTACGTCGAAGGGGGTATTCAAGAAGTTCTTTCAAACGCCGATTCAACTTGGGCTCTCGTTTGGGGCTCATTTGCCATGGTTGTAGTTGCAATGGCATTAGTTATTGGTATGAAAATTATGGATTTAAAAGACGTTGAAGAAACAGTAGTATCAGGAATGAAGCAGATGCACTTTGCTATGATGATCCTCATCCTCGCTTGGAGCATTAAAAGCGCCAGTGATGCTGTTGGAACTGCAGAATATGTTGTAAGAGTCGCATCAAAAGTACTGACTCCCGGGTTGGTTCCATTTGTGATCTTCATAATCGCAGCGTTCATATCGTTCACAACAGGAACCTCATGGGGAACCTTTGCCATAATGATGCCAATAGCGGTGCCTTTAGCTTATGAATTGAGCGGAAGCTTCGGTCCAGTAGTCTATGCGAGCATAGCCTCCGTATTTGCTGGAGGTGTCTTTGGCGACCACTGCTCCCCAATTAGTGATACAACGATTATGAGTTCAATGTTCTCCGGCTGTGATCACATGGATCACGTAAGCACTCAAGTGCCATATGCATTAACAGCTGCAATAGTAGGGGCTCTAATGTTGCTCCTATTTGCCGTTGGCTTAACCAGCGGATGGATACTGCTTATAATGGCAATACCTCTGCTCATAGGAATCCACTACCTCCTCAGCGAATGGTACGGCAGAAAGGAAGGAATTCCTCATGGAAAAGTGCCTATTTACGTTGTCGAAAGCGAATGGAGAGCAAAAGGAGGAGCAGTTCCTCGTGGTGTGGCGCTAACTGAGGAATGA
- a CDS encoding 2-phosphoglycerate kinase, translating into MIIVEDGNMRLPFSRGILTRSITSAGVDVGVAYSIAAEVMKDLQKKKKRIVSKDEIRETTYRKLLEHGYKTAARRYIFWSEIRRKGIPMMLLLGGTTGVGKSTIATELAFRMGIRSVIGTDTIREVMRKMISKELLPTIHASSFLAWKAINAPLKGISPLIYGFERQVSHVAVGINALIERATKEGFNAILEGIHLVPGYISLTDMSFMYIITVESKEALRARFYARGLQSLRPANYYTDHLDEIMGLQEFIVERAREKGVPIIENIEVDKTVNLIMEDLMKRLSERLKQKGIRIEVVE; encoded by the coding sequence ATGATTATTGTTGAAGACGGCAATATGAGGCTTCCATTCTCACGCGGCATACTTACTCGCTCCATAACTTCCGCAGGTGTAGATGTTGGTGTTGCTTATTCCATAGCTGCTGAAGTTATGAAGGATCTTCAAAAAAAGAAGAAACGAATCGTTTCTAAAGATGAAATTAGGGAAACAACTTATAGGAAGCTCCTTGAGCATGGTTATAAAACGGCAGCGAGAAGGTATATCTTCTGGAGTGAGATTAGACGAAAGGGCATTCCTATGATGCTGCTCTTAGGAGGTACTACGGGCGTTGGAAAATCAACCATAGCAACGGAATTAGCCTTTAGAATGGGCATTAGAAGTGTTATAGGCACGGATACAATTAGAGAAGTAATGAGGAAGATGATTAGTAAAGAACTCTTGCCGACAATACATGCCTCTTCGTTTCTAGCCTGGAAAGCAATTAACGCACCCTTAAAGGGCATTTCTCCTTTAATCTACGGTTTTGAGAGACAGGTTAGTCATGTAGCCGTTGGTATAAACGCTCTGATTGAGAGAGCTACGAAAGAGGGATTTAATGCAATACTTGAGGGCATTCACCTAGTTCCGGGATATATAAGCCTCACGGACATGAGCTTCATGTATATCATTACTGTGGAAAGTAAAGAGGCTCTGAGAGCTAGGTTTTATGCGAGGGGTCTGCAGAGTTTGAGGCCTGCCAATTATTATACGGATCACTTGGATGAAATTATGGGACTTCAGGAGTTCATAGTTGAGAGAGCAAGGGAAAAGGGGGTGCCTATTATAGAAAACATAGAGGTTGATAAAACAGTAAACTTAATAATGGAGGACTTAATGAAGAGGCTCTCAGAGAGACTGAAACAGAAAGGGATTAGAATAGAGGTGGTAGAATGA
- a CDS encoding nitroreductase family protein, with protein sequence MEFFDVVKKRRSIRKFQEKEVPREYIEKILEAAFYSPSSRNRRPWHFVVVDDRALIKALAKTRPALRFLETAPLAIVVCGDESISSAWVFDASIAAEHIQLAAAALGLGACWGHVLDRAHNEKKSAEEYIRELLGIPEHIRILCVIGIGYPAEKKEEHKKDEVMRDRIHFNRF encoded by the coding sequence ATGGAGTTTTTTGATGTGGTTAAAAAGAGGAGGAGTATTAGGAAATTCCAGGAGAAAGAAGTTCCTCGTGAATACATCGAGAAAATCCTTGAGGCAGCTTTCTATTCACCGAGCTCGAGGAACAGGAGGCCTTGGCACTTCGTAGTTGTTGATGATAGGGCTCTCATTAAAGCATTAGCAAAGACGAGGCCGGCTTTGAGGTTTTTGGAGACCGCACCTCTCGCTATAGTCGTGTGCGGTGATGAGAGCATAAGCTCCGCATGGGTCTTCGATGCATCAATAGCCGCTGAACACATACAATTGGCGGCCGCTGCTTTGGGACTTGGTGCCTGCTGGGGCCACGTGCTCGATAGAGCGCATAATGAGAAGAAGAGTGCCGAGGAATACATAAGAGAGCTCTTAGGAATTCCAGAGCACATAAGGATTTTATGCGTCATCGGGATAGGCTACCCAGCGGAGAAAAAGGAAGAGCACAAAAAGGATGAAGTAATGAGGGATAGGATTCACTTCAACCGCTTTTAG
- a CDS encoding ACT domain-containing protein, whose amino-acid sequence MSEEKKSITDIIRDEIMRRPFVKECMSLGIINYSALARLLIEELSLNSSTPAIKMALIRLSEELKREKSFLEGRVRDVIGDSIIELQSDVSVITISKERIAKVMKNIPGIMSESRFFQLTQGRETFTIVIASEDEEKVLDLAKEAVSILRDQTAVTIISPEEIIETPGVVAFMTSALSSNGINITQVISCYKDTIFVINRKNAPKAYQILEELIRRMR is encoded by the coding sequence ATGAGTGAGGAGAAGAAAAGTATAACAGACATTATACGGGATGAAATAATGAGAAGGCCATTTGTAAAGGAATGCATGAGCCTAGGGATTATTAACTACAGCGCCCTCGCAAGGCTCCTTATCGAGGAGCTCAGCCTGAACTCCTCAACTCCCGCTATTAAAATGGCACTAATAAGGCTTAGCGAAGAGCTCAAAAGAGAAAAATCCTTTCTAGAAGGTCGAGTGAGAGATGTTATCGGGGACAGCATTATAGAGCTGCAGTCTGATGTGAGCGTAATAACGATTTCAAAGGAGCGTATTGCTAAAGTAATGAAAAATATCCCCGGGATAATGAGCGAATCCAGGTTTTTTCAGCTGACTCAGGGGAGGGAAACATTTACGATTGTTATTGCAAGTGAGGATGAAGAAAAAGTACTCGATCTTGCAAAAGAAGCCGTCAGCATACTGCGGGATCAGACAGCGGTTACTATAATAAGCCCAGAAGAGATAATCGAAACTCCCGGCGTAGTGGCTTTCATGACCTCAGCACTCTCCTCAAACGGGATAAATATAACTCAGGTAATTTCCTGCTACAAAGACACAATCTTTGTAATTAATCGGAAAAATGCCCCCAAGGCATACCAAATTCTCGAAGAACTGATAAGAAGGATGCGGTAA